In Nostoc sphaeroides, the genomic window TGGGTAGCTTTCTGTGACTTGCTGTTCTGTCCAACCTTCGGCAAACAACCCCAATATGAATTCCACAGATAACCGCGTTCCTTTGACAACAGGCTTTCCAAGGAGGATTTTCGGGTCTGAATGAATATAAGTTTTCCAATCCATACCAGTTTACCTTTATCGGGCTTCATTTATTATGAGCGATGCCTATGTTGGGCTGCGCCAACGCACCATTTAGATAGTCCGCTTGGGCAAAAGATTTTGGATTGCTCAAACAATTAATCACTAGTTAATACTGAGGCAAGAAGTTCAGGACGAGACAGATGTGGGCAATGTCCAGCAGGTAGTTCAATGGCATCGACTCCTAAGCGCTTGCGTGCAGCATAGCGTGACCATGTAGGAGACAATATTCGGTCATTGGTACAAACAATATATTTACGTTCAACATGCGGCAAAGCTTTTAGAGGATTTGTTTCAAAAATATATGCCATAGATTGTTGCGAACGACTTTTCGAGATTGCCCACTGT contains:
- a CDS encoding DUF433 domain-containing protein — encoded protein: MDWKTYIHSDPKILLGKPVVKGTRLSVEFILGLFAEGWTEQQVTESYPTLSTPAIQAVFAFAAECLKEDVFYTSLLSTEAK